The Delphinus delphis chromosome 2, mDelDel1.2, whole genome shotgun sequence genome segment acaaaaaagacaattacaggccaatatcactgatgaacatagatgcaaaaattctcaacaaaatactagcaaaccaactccaacaatacattaaaaggatcatacaccatgatcaagtgggattcatcccagggatgcaaggatttttcaatatctgcaattcaatcaatgtgatacaccacattaacaaactgaagaataaaaaccatatgatcatctcaacagatgtagaaaaagcttttgataaaattcaacattcagttatgaaaaaaactctccagaaagtaggcacagagggaacctacctgaacataataaaggtcacatatgacaaacccacagctaacatcatgctcaatggtgaaaagctgagagCATTCCCGCTAAGGTCAGGAAttagacaaggatgctcactcttgccacttttattcaacatggttttagaagtcctagccacaagaatcagagaagaaaaagaaataaaaggaatctaaactggaaaagaagtaaaactgtcactgtttgcagatcacatgatactatacatagaaaatcctaaaggtgctaccacaAAACTAttagagttcatcaatgaattcagtaaagttgcaggatacaaaattaataaacagttcctattcactaacaatgaaatatcagaaagagaaattaaggcaacaaccccgtttaccatcacatcaaaaagaataaaatacctaggaataaacctacctaaggaggcaaaaaaaaccactgtactctgaaaactataagacgctgatgaaagaattgaagatgacacaaacaggtggaaagatatacaatgttcttggattggaagaatcaatattaaaatgaccatattatctaaggcaatctacagattcaatgcaatccctaccaaattaccaatggcatttttcaaagaactagaacaaaaaaattttaaacttgtacagaaacacagaagaccctgaatagctaaaacaatcttaagaatggagctggaggaatcaggcttcttgACTgtagactatacaacaaagctacagtaatcgaaacagtatggcactggcacaaaaacaaacacatagatcaatggaacaggacagaaagcccagaaagaaacccatgaACTTATGATCAGTTAAggtacaacaaaggaggcaagaatatacaatgtagaaaagacagtctcttcaataagtggtgctgggaaaactggacagctacatataaaagaattaaattagaacattctctaacaccataaaaaaataaactcaaaatggattaaagacctaaacataagactggatactataaaccTCCTAAAGGGAAACACAGGCCTAAATCACAACAGTATTTTTCTGGAACTGTCTCCTAgagtggaaacaaaagcaaaaataaacaaatgggacctaattaaacttacaagcttttgcacagcaaaggaaaccataaacaaaacaaaaagacaacctacagaatgggagaaaatatttgcaaataatgcaactgacaagagcttaatttccaaaatatacaaacagctcatacagtcatacagctcaatgtcaaaacaacaacaaaacaaacaatccaatcaaaaaatgggcaaaagacctaaagagacatttccccaaagaagacatacagatgactaacagacacatgaaaagatgcttatcatcgctaattattagagaaatgcaaatcaaaactacaatgaggttacaCCTCACTGgtcaccggtcagaatggccatcattaaaaagtcaacaaagggtgtggagaaaagggaaccctcctacgttgttggtgggaatggaaactggtgcagccactatggagaacagtgtggagttccttataaaactaaaaatagagttaccatatgatacagcaatcccaatcctgcaTACATAGGGAGGagactctaatttgaaaagatacatgcaccccaattttcacagcagcattatttacaacagcctaGACAttggagcaacctaaatgtccatcgacagatgaatggataaagaagatatggtatattcatatatatatatatggaagcaacatagatgagcctagagattatcatattaagtgaagtcaaagacaaatatcacatatcacttatatgcagaatttcAAAACATGAcacaatgaactaatttacaaaacagaaaaagactcacaagacagaaaacaaacttatggtcaccaaaggggaaagtgggggtgagggataaattaggaatctgggattaacagatacacactactatatataagattgGTAAagaacaaggacccactgtatagcacagggaactatacttaatatcttgtaataacctataatagaaaatggaaaaaaatctgaagaagaatatatacatgtataactgaatcactttgctatacacctgaaacactgtaaatcaaccataattcaatacaaaaataataccTGGAAAAAACTTgacaattaaatgagattataattatatataataacgtATATACAGTACTTTGCACGTTATAGAGTGATACAAAGGTTAGTTGTCATTTACCACCCTTGAGTAAGTTTTCTCTTTTGACATAACAGTATTTATCAGGCCATTTTTCACACAGCTGAATGGGTGCACTATAAAACTAAGTTTTCAAACTTGCTGCTAGTCTTAAAATGGACTGGTAGTAGGACAGAGAAacaggtttatttttgtgtgtactATATGCTTTTCACACCATACTGAATCCTCATTGTACCTGCTTAAACAGACTACAACACTTCGTTTTGCAGATGAGGCTACTGAATCTGAAACTTGCCCAAGACTATAAGTGTATAACTGATAGTGCTTGGATTTGCAACATTCATGCTCTTTCCCACACCATAGCATGTAAATTTCTGTaactattttccctttttctaagtgatggaagaaaaaaatttcagtatCAGTAAATAACCATATGAGTTTGCCATTTCAATGGAATACCTATTATTAAAACATATAGTCAATATGGATATAGTAAAAACTATCgataaaaataataagacataTCAGAAATATAATccacttgtttttaaattattctgaTCCAATTAGGACTAGTGCTTAGGAACTTCAACAGCTATCTAGCCAAAGGGCAGAAATATTTTGATCTGGACAGTGTTAAATAGAAAACTCAATGATATTTTTGACTACCATCTGAAGCTGGGTTTATATATGGTGACCTTTCAATTCCATATGAGACACAGGTTGGACAAGTGTGAGTTACTTATGGATCAATACAACAGGATATTTGAAAGCAGGGGTTCAGTGTAATAACTGCTCAATCCACTTTTGAATAAACTGCTTAcccactgaatatttttaaattgaattctgCACACTAGATCCTTTTGACTCTAAAAGAAGGGAGCACAATACCAGCAAAAGATCTTTTCCCTATTGTGTATCATGTAATATCAATGGTATATGGTCAAGCAGGTGTATAACTTACAGGCTTTTATAGTATCTAGTGAAGTATTACAAGTAGACTCAAGTTCTCCTGTCATTTACAATGCTAACACTTACAAATGGCATactcaaaagttttacagaagtAGACTAACCTGTGGTACAATCCAATCATGCTATGTATCTGGAAAAGGAGACCTTAGatttagtctttttcttttttttaggctTTACTAGTATagttcaaaaaataatttatttctggcaCGAATCTTAGGGAGTCAGGAAAGATTGCTCCCATATGTACTATCTTAAGAGGGAGACAATCTGACACTTAAACAGACATACTTTGTACTATTCATTATCAGAAAGACAACAACTTTTCCCAGAGAGAATCTGACCCTTTCGCAGTCTAGACTAGATGCCTAAGTCAACAGTTATTTAAACAATATTGCTTTCTTATCATTATCTACACTCCTGGCCTCAGCAACCTGTGTCCTTTTGCTGTCCCTTCCTCCCTATTTCACCTCAATGGCTGATTGCCAGTTCCTAATCTTTTTTTCCTGCTCCCAGCTTCCATTAGGTACACTTTTTTATCCCAAATATACTGACTTGAAATGGAAACTTTTTTGGTAGCTTTCTCTTTGACTTTTAGTTTCAACTTGTGTTCACTGAGGCCTGCTATGTGACCTGTACTTATTTACACTTACTGGGTTTTCCCTTCCCGACTAAAAGGAACTGGGTTACTGCCTCTGTGGTCACTGAGTGGTGAGGTTATTTTGGGCCATGCGGGctgggggcagggttaggctgGGGAGGTAGCTGAAATAAGTTTCATGGCTGAAGCTAATCTTTGGCTTTCAAGTCCCATACACATTGCAATCTAATTCTCATTAGAAACAGAATATGTGCATCTAACatatcatttaaattattaattatctGAAATAACTCTGAAAAAACATATCCATGATTTAGGAGggatagcttttcttttttactcttagctccacattttaaaagttacattgtCTGCATTTTGAATTAAGTGAAAGGGCTGAGAAAGGtcactttttctcctttatatctCAAAAATAAACCAACTTTGTCTGTACGTTTCAGATACAATAGTCCTCAAATCACCATGACTAACTGAAAGCGATTGTCAGATTAAGGAtacagaggagaggaaaaatgactatcagaaagcagaaatatttatctgaaaaaCCAGGTAATCTTGGGAAGTTATCAGCTATAAGTTTTAAAACCACAGAACTTTGGATATAAGGAAAGAGTGTGTGCATGGCTAACAGACGAGGTGAAGGAAAGCTTGTTATGAGTCCAGAGTAGCAAGGCAGCCCACTCACTGAGCAAACTAAGATGTCCACCAAGacatttattttgatgaagttatTTCATATTCCCCCTTTCTTAAAGCACTCCGGGAATCAGATGGGGGAAAATGGACTAACACCATTTTATCAAGTATTGGCAAAAGTTATAGCTGGGAAAGTCTTTGCATGGTGAATGGAAGAGATCTCACAGAACCGAGTAACCAATTCTCTTAATATTTAGATGTTGAATTAGGTTAGGTCTTGATCTGCTTCTAGCCAgttgatctcttcaaatatgtcaactgacattcaaagaaagatagacaagatgaaaaggcagagggctatttaccagatgaaggaacaagataaaaccccagaaaaacaactaaatgaagtggagataggcaaccttccagaaaaagaattcagaataatgatagtgaagatgatccaggacctcggaaaaagaatggaggcaaagattgagaagatgaaagcaatgtttaacaaagacctagaagaactaaagaacaaacagagagagatgaataataactgaaatgaaaactacactagaaggaatcaatagcagaataactgaggcagaagaacggatgagtgacctggaagacagaatgatggaattcactgccgtggaacagaataaacaaaaaagaatgaaaagaaatgaagacagcctaagagacctctgggacaacattaaacacaacaacatttgcattataggggtcccagaaggagaagagagagagaaaggacatgagaaaatatttaaagagattatagtcgaaaaattccctaacatggcaaaggaaatagccacccatggctaggaagcacagagagtcccattcaggataaacccaaggagaaacactccgagacacacagtaatcaaattggcaaaaattaaagacaaagaaaaattactgaaagcagcaagggaaaaatgacatgtaacatacaagggaactcccataaggttaagagctgatttctcagcagaaactctacaagccagaagggagtggcatgatatacttagtgatgaaaggggagaacttacaaccaagattactctacccagcaaagatctcattcagattcgatggagaaatcaaaagctttacagacaagcaaaagctaagagaattcagcaccaccaaaccagctctacaacaaatgctaaaggaacttctctaagtgggaaacacaagagaagaaaaggacctacaaaaacaaacccaaaacaattaagaaaatggtcacaggaacataaatatcgataattaccttaaacgcgaatggattaaacgctccaaccaactgacacaggcttgctgaatggatacaaaaacaagacccatatatatgctgtctacaagagacccacttcagacctagggacacatacagactgaaagtgaggggatagaaaaagatattacatgcaaatggaaatcaaaagaaagctggagtagcaatactcatatcaaataagactttaaaataaagaatgttacaagagacaaggaaagacacttcataatgatcaagggatcaatccaagaagaagatataacaattataaatatatatgcacccaacataggagcagctcaatacataaggcaactgctaacagctctaaaagaggaaatcgacagtaacacaataatagtgggggactttaacacctcacttacaccaatggacagatcatccaaagtgaaaataaataaggaaacagaagctttaaatgacacaatagaccagatagatttaattgatatttataggacattccatccgaaaacagcaaattacactttcttctcaagtgcgcatggaacattctccaggatagatcacatcttgggtcacaaatcacaaatcaatcctcagtaaatttaagaaaactgaaatcatatcaagcatcttttctgaccacaatgctatgagattagaaatgaattacaggaaaaaaaaaaggtaaaaaacacaaactcatggaagctgaacaatacgttactaaataactgagacatcactgaagaaatcaaagaggaaatcaaaaaatacatagagacaaatgacaatgaaaacacgatgatccaaaacctatgtgaatcggcaaaagcagttcgaagagggaaatttatagctatacaagcgtacctgaagaaataagaaaaatctcaaataaagaatctaaccttacacctaaaggaagaagaacaaacaaaacccaaagttagcagaaggaaagaaatcataaagatcagagaagaaagaaatgaaatagaaacaaagaaaacaatagcaaagatcaataaaactaaaagctggttctttgagaagataaacaaaattgataaaccattagccagactcatcaaggaaaagagggagaggactcaaatcaataaaattagaaatgaaaaaggagaagttacaacagacaccgcagaaatacaaagcatcctaagagactactacaagccactctatgccaataaaatggacaacctggaagaaatggacaacttattagaaaggtataacctgccaagactgaactaggaagaaatagaaaatatgaacagaccaatcacaagtaatgaaattgaaactgtgattaaaaatcttccaacaaagaaaagtccaggaccagatggcttcacatgtgaattctatctaacatttagagaagagctaacacccatccttctcaaagtcttccaaaaagttgcagaggaaggaacactccccacactcactctatgaggccaccatcaccctgataccaaaaccagacaaagatactacaaaaaaagaaaattacagaccaatatcactgatgaatatagatgcaaaaatcctcaacaaaatactagcaaacagaatccaacaacacattaaaaggatgatacaccatgatcaagtgggattcatcccagggaggcaaggattattcaatatatacaaatcaatcaatgtgatacaccatattaacaaattaaagaatgaaaaccatatgatcatctcagtagatgcagaaaaagcttttgacaaaattcaacacccatttatgataaaaactctccagaaagtgggcatagaggagcctacctcaacataataaaggccatatatgacaaacccacagcaaacatcattctcaatggtgaaaaactgaaagcatttcctctaagatcaggaacaagacaaggatgtccactctcaccactattattcaacacagttttggaagtcatagccatggcaattagagaagaaaaagaaataaaagtatacaaattggaaaagaagaagtaaaactgtcactgtttgcaggtgatatGATACTACACAAACagaatcgtaaagatgccaccagaaaactactacagctaatcaatgaatttggtaaagttgcaggatacaaaattaatgcatagaaacctcctgcattccaatacactaatgatgaaaaatctgaaagagaaattaaggaaacactcccatttaccactgtaacaaaaagaataaaatacctaggaataaacctacctagggagacaaaagacctatatgcagaaaactataagacactgatgaaagaaattaaagatgataccaacagatagagagatataccatgttcttggattggaaggatcaacactgtgaaaatgactataatacccaaagcaatctacagattcaatgaaatccctatcaaattaccaatggcattttttacagaactagaacaaaaagtcttaaaatttgtatggagacacagaagaccccgaatagccaaagcaggcttgagggaaaaaagcggagctggaggaatcagactgcctgacttcagactatactacaaagttacagtaatcaagacaatatggtactggcacaaaaacagaaatatagatcaataaacaagatagaaagctcagagataaacgcacacacctatggtcaactaatgtatgacaaaggaggcaaggatacacgatggagaaaagatagtctcttcaatcagtggtgctgggaaagctggacagctacatgtataagatgaaattagagcactccctaacaccatacacaaaaataaactcaaaatggattagagatctaaatgtaagaccagacactataaaactcttagaagaaaacataggaagaaccctctttgacataaatcacagcaagatcttttttgatccacctcctagagtaatggaaataaaaacaaaaataaacaaatgggacctaatgaaacttcaaagcttttgcacaggaaaggaaaccataaataagacgaaaagacaaccctcagaatgggagaaaatatttgcaaatcaatcaatggacaaaggattaatctccacactatataaacagctcatgcagctcaatattaaaaaaacaaacaactcaatccaaaaatggccagaaggcctagacatttctccaaagaagacatacagatggccaagaagcacatgaaaagctgctcaacatcactaattattagagaaatgcaaatcgaaactacaatgtggtatcacttcacaccagttataatgggcatcatcagaaaatctacaaacaacaaatgctggacagggtgtggaggaaagggaaccctcttgcactgttggtggaaatgtaaattgatacagccactatagaaaacagtatggaggttcctgaaaaagctaaaaatagaattaccatataatccagcaatcccactactgggcatatacccagagaaaaccataattcaaaaagacacatgcaccccaatgttcattgcaacactatttacaatagccaggtcatggaagcaacctaaatgcccatcgacagacgaatggataaagaagatgtgttacatatatacaatggaatattactcagccataaaaaggaacgaaattgggtcatttgttgagatgtagatggacctagagactgtcatacagagtgaaataagtcagaaagagaaaaacaaatattgtatattaacgcatatatgtggaacctagaaaaatggtacagatgaaccagtttgcaggtcggaaactgagacacagatgtagagaacaaatgtatggacaccaaggggggaaagcggcggggggggggggctggtgatgaattgggtgattgggattgaaatgtatacactgatgtgtataaaattgatgattaataagaacctgctgtataaaaaaataaaattcaaaaaaaataaaacaatccttTTACATGTCACTAGGCACTAACTAAAAATCAACAGAATAGCACAGTGAGTTGGCATACggcttttaaattgtttatttagtTATAGGTCATGTTATGTCAAAtcacttttgagaaaaaaaaaatatgtgggcTGTGCAATAAGTTTTTGGTTCTGCTATAATTTTCTTCTTGCATTCTAGACTTCACATAGTCTTAATTTGTTTTACCGATCACTGCTTTTCATTTGGAATAAGCCAATGTGGATAAGGGAGACCAAAAGGGAATTAATAAGTGTTAAGATAGCTTGGTTTTAAGGTTTTGGTGCATATTTTCAAGACATTTTCACAGAACATATTGCTCTCAAGTTAGGGTTAAAGTGAAACTTTCCATTAGGATAATACAGAGGATAACATTCTCTCAGGAAAAAGTAAGAATTCTAACCTTTCCTCTACCAGGCATCTTCCTTCAGGCACTGAGGTTGTAGCCATCCAAATACATGGGGAGAGGCGAGACTTCAAAAGTCACAAATATATTTCAACAGCTAATTTTTAGCAAGTGTGGCAATGAGATCTTTCCATTCTCCTCTCTTCTTTGTGATGTACGTAGGAGTGAGTAGCTGCAATAGTGATTCTGGCTGTTGCCTGAAGTAGTTCTGACACAAGGCCTCAGTGTTACATATCACGTACATCCCACAGTCATAGCTGTTTTGTTGAGCAGGGGCTTTCTCTTCCACAAAGGCCAATTTGTCTCCTTTTCTGCCTAAGAAAGCCTCTAGTTTCTCTGCTACCTGCTTTGCATGGACTGAGTTGCTCCTACTATGAGAATCATAATGAAAAAAGCTATTTTTATCTTGGAGATAAACCAACAAACTCCAATGGGTTCCCCCAGCTGCCTGGTTGGAATTATCATTGATGGCTAAAAATACAACTCTCTTGTGAGGGAGGTCCAAGGGTTCAAGGAACATGGCGATCTCTGCTGGGTTGCCAGTGCACTTGATGAACTGGGTGACTTCAGGGCTGATGAAGCAGACATGGTCAGAACAGTCATGAAACTGACTGTTGGCAAAGTACTCAAAAGCAAACCCAATAATATGGTCATTGAGCCAGCTTGGAGGATCCAATAGTGAGACATCTGATTGCCGCAGTAGACTGTCCATGTAACTCAAGACTACTGGGTCCATCTTGTACTGACCAGGGCTGCTCAGAAATTCCAGAAGCTGAAGGAGAGGCAGAAGACAATATTTACTGTTGAATATGACACttggctgtaaaatggggatcataaatATCAACTACTCTTACAAGGTTTTGGGTAAGGATTAAATATAACTGTAAAGTGTTTAGCAACAATGTCTGGCTAAGAgtaaacactcaaaaaaaaaaccctctagctTATGTGCTTTATGTTAACAATTAGTTAGAATGAAAACTTTGGAAATTCTGCATCTGAAATAGTAACCATGGATTTAAAATCTCCTCTTTAAATGCAGAGATTGGTTAAAATTATAACTAATGTTTTACCAAACTCTATAGCATTAACCATATATTTGGCCCTTTAATGAATATGCATGATAAGAATGgtaaattgtttttatattaaagatgaattttcagggcttccctggtggtgcagtggttaagaatccacctgccaatgcaggggacatgggttcgagccccagtccaggaaggtcccacacaccgcggagcaactgggcccgtgtgccactactgctgagcctgcgctctaaagcctgtgagccacaactgctgaagcctgcgtgcctagagcccgtgctccacaatgagaggcccgcacaccgcaacgaagactggcccctgcttgccacaactaagaaagcctgcgtgcagcaacgaagacccaactcagccaagaataaattaattaattttaaaaaagatgaattttcAGAGTCCAATTTAAATGGTACTAATTACTAAGGGAAATAGCTtccatttcaaaattaattttcaagagATAAGATAAAATATTGCTTCCTCATTCCATAATGGAAAGTGACAGTGATTAGAGTATTAAAAGGAACTGTAATTTCAAGAACAGAAAATCATGAGTAATACAAATGAAATTCATTCCTGATTCTGCCCAGTTATGAACATGAATGACAGTCTTTCCCATCTTTAACCTCAAGGGGTAAGACAGAGACTACAGAAATTCTTTGGGCACTGAAAGGTAGTGTGGCACAGAAATCATGAGACCTGGGTCTAGCCCTAGTTCTACCACTGATTTGCTAGTATCATCCTGATTAAGTCATTTAATTGATTTTGGTTTTGTCCTTGTTTTTGGTCATCTGTAAAAAGGCCCCAGAAAGTTGTAGAAAAGGCCAAATAATTTTACTCGAAGgtattaaaaaagtataaaatgttgTACAAATAGTATTTATGTTATTAATTGGATGATATTAGTAAGATGATTGGACAATCTGGATAGAGCTCCAAACTAATCAAAGGAAATGAGGCTTGGAAACAAATATCCATTCTTATTACCTTGTTCAAACAAAGGCATGACTAACTTAGAGTGGGAGCAAGACAAGTCATATAGTAAATTAATATGCTCATGATCACCTGAGGTAAGGTGCTAACAGAGACAAGAAATGTGATAAGTGTGGTAATATAATATTT includes the following:
- the SENP8 gene encoding sentrin-specific protease 8 — its product is MDPVVLSYMDSLLRQSDVSLLDPPSWLNDHIIGFAFEYFANSQFHDCSDHVCFISPEVTQFIKCTGNPAEIAMFLEPLDLPHKRVVFLAINDNSNQAAGGTHWSLLVYLQDKNSFFHYDSHSRSNSVHAKQVAEKLEAFLGRKGDKLAFVEEKAPAQQNSYDCGMYVICNTEALCQNYFRQQPESLLQLLTPTYITKKRGEWKDLIATLAKN